Proteins encoded together in one Papio anubis isolate 15944 chromosome 3, Panubis1.0, whole genome shotgun sequence window:
- the LOC103884788 gene encoding E3 ubiquitin-protein ligase TRIM71-like, whose translation MVTDPRPPDGAEGGEGKPAGRCGAHSCQGGRWRGSASRPNPLPPCPRPPPPEGVLPRAAARAPAPAHTLLLLLLPARAAAADDSSRSPSKWLPGPETPPPALQRVRRLRKRPQDAFPDRNVPRLSRREPHSIANHLVTDIENSQNRARAGAVSASSDCPPALYSPGPRRPAPQMQLAGSDTESHSAETE comes from the coding sequence ATGGTGACAGATCCGCGTCCACCTGACGGGgcggaggggggagaggggaagcCGGCGGGTCGGTGCGGAGCCCACAGCTGCCAGGGCGGGCGCTGGCGGGGCTCCGCTTCCCGCCCAAATCCGCTCCCGCCCTGCCCGCGCCCCCCTCCTCCCGAGGGCGTCCTCCCGAGGGCGGCCGCCCGCGCCCCCGCCCCGGCGcacaccctcctcctcctcctcctcccagcccgAGCGGCCGCGGCTGACGACTCCTCACGCTCGCCCAGCAAGTGGCTCCCGGGGCCCGAGACGCCGCCTCCCGCCCTTCAACGAGTCCGGCGACTCCGCAAGCGCCCTCAAGACGCCTTTCCTGACAGAAATGTCCCCCGGCTTTCACGTCGCGAGCCTCACTCAATCGCTAATCACCTCGTGACCGACATTGAAAACTCCCAGAACCGGGCCCGGGCGGGGGCAGTCTCCGCCTCTTCCGACTGCCCGCCGGCCCTCTACAGCCCCGGCCCTCGCCGGCCCGCACCCCAAATGCAGCTCGCCGGGTCAGACACCGAGAGCCACAGCGCCGAGACCGAGTAG